A single Amblyraja radiata isolate CabotCenter1 unplaced genomic scaffold, sAmbRad1.1.pri S157, whole genome shotgun sequence DNA region contains:
- the LOC116969331 gene encoding mitogen-activated protein kinase kinase kinase kinase 5-like — MSVDSRFSPPPPPHTHTVRNPYTRDTFLCGALENSIILMQWYEPLQKFLLLKQFSLTLPNPLRIFELLVFPGEEYPQVCLGVRGPSQHTCTLQFQTVKLCSSGTLIHHSCPGTHWPWGAAR; from the exons ATGAGTGTGGATTctcgtttctccccccccccccccccacacacacacacagtgaggaACCCGTATACGAGGGACACCTTCCTGTGCGGGGCGCTGGAGAACAGCATCATCCTCATGCAGTGGTACGAGCCGCTGCAGAAGTTCCTGCTCCTCAAG cagTTCAGCCTGACCCTGCCCAACCCGCTGCGCATCTTTGAGCTACTGGTGTTCCCGGGAGAGGAGTACCCGCAGGTGTGTCTGGGCGTGCGAGGCCCCTCACAACACACGTGCACCCTGCAGTTCCAGACCGTCAAGCTGTGCTCCTCCGGAACCCTGATCCATCACTCCTGCCCAGGTACACACTGGCCTTGGGGGGCGGCA cgttag
- the LOC116969333 gene encoding mitogen-activated protein kinase kinase kinase kinase 2-like, whose translation MMNSVFYDAPDLEQMISSKNPLDEFELIQRIGSGTYGDVFKARNTETSKMSAVKIIKLDPGDDISSLQQEITMMRGCKHHNIVAYFGSYFRNNKLWICMEFCGGGSLQDNYQVTGPLTEKQIAYVCRETLQGLQYLHSSGKIHRDIKGANILLTDRGEIKLADFGVSAELTASVGKRKSFIGTPYW comes from the exons ATGATGAACAGTGTGTTCTACGATGCCCCCGACCTGGAGCAGATGATCTCCAGTAAGAACCCTCTGGATGAGTTTGAGCTGATCCAGCGTATCGGCAGCGGCACCTACGGAGACGTCTTTAAG GCTCGGAATACTGAGACCAGCAAGATGTCTGCTGTCAAGATCATCAAACtcgatccag GTGACGATATCTCCTCCCTGCAGCAGGAGATCACCATGATGCGTGGCTGCAAACACCACAACATCGTTGCCTACTTCGGCAGCTACTTCAG gaACAACAAGCTGTGGATCTGCATGGAGTTCTGTGGTGGAGGATCCCTGCAGGACAACTACCAAG TCACTGGTCCGCTGACGGAGAAACAGATCGCCTACGTCTGCAGAGAAACCCTGCAG GGGCTCCAATATTTACACAGCAGTGGGAAAATACATCGAGACATTAAG GGAGCGAATATCCTGCTGACTGATCGCGGGGAAATCAAACTGG ctgatTTTGGGGTCTCAGCCGAACTCACAGCCTCGGTGGGCAAGAGGAAATCGTTCATCGGCACTCCGTACTGGTAA